The following are from one region of the Anomaloglossus baeobatrachus isolate aAnoBae1 chromosome 1, aAnoBae1.hap1, whole genome shotgun sequence genome:
- the RFK gene encoding riboflavin kinase — MAQPLACSSRLGSGTGAAAVLVLPSSDGLRVLPAHTAELLPAEPPLSAGRKTAAKGCVMSALPYYCCGEVVRGFGRGSKDLGIPTANFPEHVVDRLPADLNTGIYYGWGCVGTGEIYKMVMSIGWNPFYKNTKKSVETHIIHQFPDDFYGEILSIVIVGYIRPEKSFDSLDALIAEIHSDIEEAKKQLDLPERKKLKERYFNSHKIMNGH; from the exons ATGGCCCAGCCACTTGCGTGTAGTAGCCGGCTAGGCTCCGGCACTGGCGCTGCTGCCGTCTTGGTGCTGCCATCTTCAGACGGGCTCCGCGTGTTACCTGCTCACACTGCAGAGCTCCTGCCAGCTGAGCCGCCTCTAAGTGCGGGGAGGAAGACCGCGGCCAAGGGCTGTGTCATGAGCGCGCTGCCCTACTACTGCTGCGGGGAGGTCGTCAGAGGCTTCGGCCGCGGCTCCAAGGACCTGGGGATCCCCACAG CTAATTTTCCAGAACATGTTGTAGACCGTCTTCCAGCCGACCTCAACACTGGCATTTACTATGGCTGGGGCTGTGTCGGCACCGGGGAAATCTACAAAATGGTTATGAGCATTGGCTGGAATCCCTTCTACAAGAACACCAAGAAGTCTGTG GAAACCCATATCATTCATCAATTTCCTGACGACTTCTATGGAGAAATACTGAGTATTGTTATTGTGGGCTACATTAGACCAGAAAAAAGTTTTGACTCTTTAG ATGCGTTGATTGCTGAAATTCACAGTGACATCGAGGAAGCAAAGAAGCAGCTGGATCTACCAGAGCGAAAGAAGCTGAAGGAGCGATACTTCAATTCACACAAAATTATGAACGGTCATTGA